In Halichondria panicea chromosome 9, odHalPani1.1, whole genome shotgun sequence, a genomic segment contains:
- the LOC135340769 gene encoding uncharacterized protein LOC135340769 isoform X3, with translation MHDMCTDCGGSGIKVTHRPLGPGMMQQIQSVCTDCGGSGDYIRDKDKCKKCKGKRLVEINHKQENTAGDDHSDKQLDHTNYRRVDCDLFVEKNISLREALCGFTCTLYPLDGRNVGVSRSPGAVLSPGSGG, from the exons ATGCATGACATGTGcacagactgtggggggtctggtaTCAAGGTGACCCACCGCCCACTCGGCCCCGGCATGATGCAGCAGATACAGAGCGTGTGcacagactgtggggggtctggtgATTACATAAGAGACAAGGACAAGTGCAAGAAATGCAAAGGAAAGCGTCTCGTGGaaatcaaccacaaacaagAG AACACTGCTGGTGACGACCATAGTGACAAg CAGCTGGATCACACCAACTACAGGAGAGTCGACTGTGACCTGTTTGTGGAGAAGAACATCAGTTTAAGGGAGGCTTTGTGTGgcttcacttgcactctgTACCCCCTGGACGGGAGGAacgtgggtgtgtccaggtcaCCAGGAGCAGTGCTGTCACCAG ggTCTGGAGGGTGA
- the LOC135340769 gene encoding uncharacterized protein LOC135340769 isoform X2, translating into MHDMCTDCGGSGIKVTHRPLGPGMMQQIQSVCTDCGGSGDYIRDKDKCKKCKGKRLVEINHKQENTAGDDHSDKLDHTNYRRVDCDLFVEKNISLREALCGFTCTLYPLDGRNVGVSRSPGAVLSPGVEVFPAHRTWPHQHWTQRQRKWI; encoded by the exons ATGCATGACATGTGcacagactgtggggggtctggtaTCAAGGTGACCCACCGCCCACTCGGCCCCGGCATGATGCAGCAGATACAGAGCGTGTGcacagactgtggggggtctggtgATTACATAAGAGACAAGGACAAGTGCAAGAAATGCAAAGGAAAGCGTCTCGTGGaaatcaaccacaaacaagAG AACACTGCTGGTGACGACCATAGTGACAAg CTGGATCACACCAACTACAGGAGAGTCGACTGTGACCTGTTTGTGGAGAAGAACATCAGTTTAAGGGAGGCTTTGTGTGgcttcacttgcactctgTACCCCCTGGACGGGAGGAacgtgggtgtgtccaggtcaCCAGGAGCAGTGCTGTCACCAG gagttgAAGTGTTTCCTGCCCACAGGACCTGGCCCCACCAGCACTGGACCCAGAGGCAGAGGAAGTGGATATGA
- the LOC135340769 gene encoding uncharacterized protein LOC135340769 isoform X1 — MHDMCTDCGGSGIKVTHRPLGPGMMQQIQSVCTDCGGSGDYIRDKDKCKKCKGKRLVEINHKQENTAGDDHSDKQLDHTNYRRVDCDLFVEKNISLREALCGFTCTLYPLDGRNVGVSRSPGAVLSPGVEVFPAHRTWPHQHWTQRQRKWI, encoded by the exons ATGCATGACATGTGcacagactgtggggggtctggtaTCAAGGTGACCCACCGCCCACTCGGCCCCGGCATGATGCAGCAGATACAGAGCGTGTGcacagactgtggggggtctggtgATTACATAAGAGACAAGGACAAGTGCAAGAAATGCAAAGGAAAGCGTCTCGTGGaaatcaaccacaaacaagAG AACACTGCTGGTGACGACCATAGTGACAAg CAGCTGGATCACACCAACTACAGGAGAGTCGACTGTGACCTGTTTGTGGAGAAGAACATCAGTTTAAGGGAGGCTTTGTGTGgcttcacttgcactctgTACCCCCTGGACGGGAGGAacgtgggtgtgtccaggtcaCCAGGAGCAGTGCTGTCACCAG gagttgAAGTGTTTCCTGCCCACAGGACCTGGCCCCACCAGCACTGGACCCAGAGGCAGAGGAAGTGGATATGA
- the LOC135340769 gene encoding uncharacterized protein LOC135340769 isoform X6 produces the protein MPVFRRPHVKGNQFTIQFPDSGFLEESQLKNTAGDDHSDKLDHTNYRRVDCDLFVEKNISLREALCGFTCTLYPLDGRNVGVSRSPGAVLSPGVEVFPAHRTWPHQHWTQRQRKWI, from the exons ATGCCAGTGTTCAGGAGGCCTCATGTCAAGGGCAACCAGTTCACCATCCAATTCCCTGACTCTGGTTTCCTGGAGGAGAGTCAACTAAAG AACACTGCTGGTGACGACCATAGTGACAAg CTGGATCACACCAACTACAGGAGAGTCGACTGTGACCTGTTTGTGGAGAAGAACATCAGTTTAAGGGAGGCTTTGTGTGgcttcacttgcactctgTACCCCCTGGACGGGAGGAacgtgggtgtgtccaggtcaCCAGGAGCAGTGCTGTCACCAG gagttgAAGTGTTTCCTGCCCACAGGACCTGGCCCCACCAGCACTGGACCCAGAGGCAGAGGAAGTGGATATGA
- the LOC135340769 gene encoding uncharacterized protein LOC135340769 isoform X5, protein MPVFRRPHVKGNQFTIQFPDSGFLEESQLKNTAGDDHSDKQLDHTNYRRVDCDLFVEKNISLREALCGFTCTLYPLDGRNVGVSRSPGAVLSPGVEVFPAHRTWPHQHWTQRQRKWI, encoded by the exons ATGCCAGTGTTCAGGAGGCCTCATGTCAAGGGCAACCAGTTCACCATCCAATTCCCTGACTCTGGTTTCCTGGAGGAGAGTCAACTAAAG AACACTGCTGGTGACGACCATAGTGACAAg CAGCTGGATCACACCAACTACAGGAGAGTCGACTGTGACCTGTTTGTGGAGAAGAACATCAGTTTAAGGGAGGCTTTGTGTGgcttcacttgcactctgTACCCCCTGGACGGGAGGAacgtgggtgtgtccaggtcaCCAGGAGCAGTGCTGTCACCAG gagttgAAGTGTTTCCTGCCCACAGGACCTGGCCCCACCAGCACTGGACCCAGAGGCAGAGGAAGTGGATATGA
- the LOC135340768 gene encoding uncharacterized protein LOC135340768, whose amino-acid sequence MNLRQAYERNQLDPGNRLSIFMDIALALNYLHQRYDPIIHRDVSAPNVLLQRMPNHQWKGKVSDLGSANFLQHAHTMGEGAIIYSPPEVIPQAFDPLTPPLRQSVKIDVYSYGIVLCEVTASRFPSAEHYRDMILQVQRQRPAVYELILHCTKREPSHRPSMAQVMVELNKIAPF is encoded by the coding sequence ATGAATCTCCGACAAGCGTACGAGAGGAATCAACTGGACCCAGGAAATCGTCTCTCGATCTTCATGGACATTGCCCTAGCTCTGAACTACCTGCACCAGCGCTACGATCCCATCATCCAccgtgatgtgagtgctcccaaCGTCCTCCTTCAGCGAATGCCCAACCACCAGTGGAAGGGGAAGGTCTCTGACCTGGGCTCAGCCAACTTCCTGCAGCATGCTCATACGATGGGAGAGGGGGCCATAATCTACTCCCCTCCTGAAGTCATCCCTCAAGCCTTTGATCCTCTCACTCCACCTCTGAGACAGTCTGTCAAGatcgatgtgtacagctacggcATTGTCCTCTGTGAGGTGACCGCTAGTCGATTCCCAAGTGCTGAACATTATCGAGACATGATTCTCCAAGTACAGAGGCAGCGTCCTGCAGTGTACGAGCTGATACTCCACTGCACTAAGAGAGAGCCCAGCCATCGACCCAGCATGGCACAGGTGATGGTGGAACTGAACAAAATAGCACCCTTTTAA
- the LOC135340754 gene encoding kelch domain-containing protein 2-like has product MLQLNHHLVWVNSLQLTDTITCTWRGLGPGLGSNIIAVYDPSTELWSFLPTTGPLPPGEAGGCSVCVGCCLYTFGGSDESSYFNDMSKLDLDTLQWTNVQTSGSQPMKKAFSGLVRVNERTLCCFGGEGIEGPTQPGSTFTKTGRSDGSGRTNEFHFFDTQNGVWLSPELRGERPPPCCAFTFTMVDQHKAVLFGGNQSGRGEVNEVYLFNFRTMEVTKVKPVQGEPWPVERSVHAACCLNYGQDHPQLLVYGGVDNGNKILGDLWILDVDTVKWTEVTPPESMTPRCFHSITATSLGPGLTEVLVFGGNLENDKIVAETTILRFELTGPSASVAGPSAGKWALVDVAHNDTRGSAQRLSEKRIRQATARASSVSETSDHSSQDRVRALEQQLRAAEQREHDTQRHHQLQLQEKDRELATQARELTEANRRHGDAEERARLAEQREQATQLLLQVKDCELAEANRREADLSARITALERELEGKTKELAAHNTEVWRIPANRVIIGRRIGKGG; this is encoded by the exons ATGCTCCAGTTGAACCATCACCTCGTATGGGTCAATTCTCTGCAGTTGACGGACACcattacatgtacgtggagGGGGCTTGGTCCAGGACTAGGGTCtaacatcattgctgtgtatgatccaagcactgagctgtggagcttcttgcccaccactggacctctaCCCCCTGGAGAGGCAGGTGgttgctctgtttgtgtaggtTGTTGCCTGTACACCTTTGGTGGTAGTGATGAGTCTTCTTACTTCAATGACATGAGCAAGCTTgatctggacactctccagtggACCAACGTTCAAACCTCTGGTAGTCAGCCTATGAAAAAAGCTTTCAGTGGACTTGTCCGTGTGAATGAGAGAACTCTGTGCTGCTTTGGAGGAGAAGGTATTGAGGGCCCCACACAACCAGGATCAACATTCACCAAGACTGGACGGTCTGATGGAAGTGGAAGGACAAACGAGTTCCATTTCTTTGACACACAAAATG gtgtctggttgtcccctgagctcagaggagagagacctcctccCTGTTGTGCCTTCACCTTCACTATGGTGGACCAGCACAAGGCAGTCCTCTTTGGAGGGAACCAATCTGGCCGTGGTGAGGTCAATGAAGTCTACCTGTTCAATTTCAGGACCATG gaagtcactaaggtgaagccagtacagggagagccatggccagtggagaggtcagtccatgctgcctgttgtctcaactatggccaggaccaccctcaactactggTGTACGGAGGAGTGGATAATGGCAACAAGATACTGGGGGACTTGTGGATACTGGATGTAGACACTGTCAAGTGGACAGAG gtgacacctcctgagtcaatgacaccacgttgcttccactccatcactgccaccagtctGGGACCAGGACTCACTGAGGTCCTCGTGTTTGGAGGCAATTTGGAGAATGATAAGATAGTTGCTGAGACCACCATACTGAGATTTG agttgactggaccctcagcgtctgttgctggaccctcggctgggaagtgggctctcgtggatgtggcccacaacgacactagaggctccgcccagcgactgagtgagaagaggatcagacaagcaactgctcgtgcctcatcagtcagtgagaccagcgaccactcctctcaagaccgggtgagggctctggaacaacagttacgagcagcagagcagagagagcacGACACTCAACGTCACCACCAACTACAGTTGCAAGAGAAAGATCGAGAATTAGCTACACAAGCTAGAGAATTAACCGAGGCCAACCGTCGTCATGGAGATGCTGAGGAAAGAGCACGGCTGGCAGAGCAAAGAGAGCAAGCTACACAATTACTTTTACAAGTGAAAGATTGTGAATTGGCTGAGGCCAACAGAAGAGAAGCTGACCTGTCTGCTCGAATCACAGCTCTAGAGAGAGAGTTAGAAGGCAAGACGAAAGAGTTggcagcacacaacacagaggtgtgGAGGATTCCGGCCAACAGAGTGATCATTGGCAGGAGGATTGGCAAAGGAGGGTGA
- the LOC135340743 gene encoding uncharacterized protein LOC135340743, with protein sequence MDAPVEPSPRYGQFSAVDGRHYMWKGYGPRRGSNIIAVYDPSTELWSLLPTTGPLPPGEQGGCSVCVGRCLYTFGGHDGSSYVNDMSKLDLDTLQWTKVQTSGSQPKKKAFSGLVRVNERTLCCFGGESIEGITQLGSTFTKTNEFHFFDTQNGVWSSPELRGERPPPCAAFTFTMVDQHRAVLFGGFKLGRGRLNDVYLFNFRTMEVTKVKPVQGEPRPVKRSLHAACCLNYGQDHPQLLVYGGADDGSKTLGDMWMLDVDTVKWAEVTPPESMTPRYYHSITATSLGPGLTEVLVFGGQREVGDAIAETTILRFELTGPSASVAGPSAGKWALVDVAHNDTRGSAQRLSEKRIRQATARASSVSETSDHSSQDRVRALEQQLRAAEQREHDTQRHHQLQLQEKDREITAQARELTEANRRHGDAEERAQLAEQREQATQLLLQVKDRELAEANRREADLSARITALERELEGKTKELAAHNTEVWRIPANRVIIGRRIGKGGWGEVLEGTVSVAVKRLHEEIALPIYIEKMEREMKLLAEVRHPNLVQFIGAIFDEPNQANRSPPLIITELLDMNLRQAYERNQLNPGNRLSIFMDIALALNYLHQRYDPIIHRDVSAPNVLLQRMPNHQWKGKVSDLGSANFLQHAHTMGEGAIIYSPPEVIPQAFDPLTPPPRQSVKIDVYSYGIVLCEVTASRFPSAEHYRDMILQVQRQHPAVYELILHCTKREPSHRPSMAQVMVELNKIAPF encoded by the exons ATGGATGCTCCAGTTGAACCATCACCTCGTTATGGTCAATTCTCTGCAGTTGACGGACGTCATTACATGTGGAAGGGGTATGGTCCAAGACGAGGGTCtaacatcattgctgtgtatgatccaagcactgagctgtggagcctcttgcccaccactggacctctaccccctggagagcagggtggttgctctgtttgtgtaggtcgtTGCCTGTACACCTTTGGTGGTCATGATGGGTCTTCTTACGTCAATGACATGAGCAAGCTTgatctggacactctccagtggaccaaagttcAAACCTCTGGTAGTCAGCCTAAGAAAAAGGCTTTCAGTGGACTTGTCCGTGTGAATGAGAGAACTCTGTGCTGCTTTGGAGGAGAAAGTATTGAGGGCATCACACAACTAGGATCAACATTCACCAAGACAAACGAGTTTCATTTTTTTGACACACAAAATG gtgtctggtcgtcccctgagctcagaggagagagacctcctccCTGTGCTGCCTTCACCTTCACCATGGTGGACCAGCACAGGGCAGTCCTCTTTGGTGGGTTCAAACTTGGCCGTGGTAGGCTCAATGACGTCTACTTGTTTAATTTTAGGACCATG gaggtcactaaggtgaagccagtacagggagagCCACGGCCAGTGAAGAGGTCACTAcatgctgcctgttgtctcaactatggccaggaccaccctcaactactggTGTACGGAGGAGCGGATGATGGCAGCAAGACACTGGGGGACATGTGGATGCTGGATGTAGACACTGTCAAGTGGGCAGAG gtgacacctcctgagtcaatgacaccacgttactaccactccatcactgccaccagtctGGGACCAGGACTCACTGAGGTCCTCGTGTTTGGAGGCCAGCGGGAGGTGGGAGATGCCATTGCCGAAACCACCATACTGAGATTTG agttgactggaccctcagcgtctgttgctggaccctcggctgggaagtgggctctcgtggatgtggcccacaacgacactagaggctccgcccagcgactgagtgagaagagaatcagacaagcaactgctcgtgcctcatcagtcagtgagaCCAGCGACCACTCCTCTCAAGACCGGGTGAGGGCTTTGGAACAACAGTTACGAGcagcagagcagagagagcacGACACTCAACGTCACCACCAACTACAGTTGCAAGAGAAAGATCGAGAAATAACTGCACAAGCTAGAGAATTAACGGAGGCCAACCGTCGTCATGGAGATGCGGAGGAAAGAGCACAGCTGGCAGAGCAAAGAGAGCAAGCTACACAATTACTTTTACAAGTGAAAGATCGAGAATTGGCTGAGGCCAACAGAAGAGAAGCTGACCTGTCTGCTCGAATCACAGCTCTAGAGAGGGAGTTAGAAGGCAAGACGAAAGAGTTggcagcacacaacacagaggtgtgGAGGATTCCGGCCAACAGAGTGATCATTGGCAGGAGGATTGGCAAAGGAGGGTGGGGGGAGGtgctggagggaacagtgagcGTGGCCGTCAAGCGACTACACGAAGAAATTGCTCTCCCAATCTACATCGAGAAAATGGAGAGAGAAATGAAGCTATTGGCTGAAGTGCGACACCCAAACCTTGTGCAATTCATTGGTGCTATTTTTGATGAGCCAAACCAAGCCAATCGatcccctcctctcatcatCACCGAGCTTCTGGACATGAATCTCCGACAAGCGTACGAGAGGAATCAACTGAACCCAGGAAATCGTCTCTCCATCTTCATGGACATTGCCCTAGCTCTGAACTACCTGCACCAGCGCTACGATCCCATCATCCAccgtgatgtgagtgctcccaaCGTCCTCCTCCAGCGAATGCCCAACCACCAGTGGAAGGGGAAGGTCTCTGACCTGGGCTCAGCCAACTTCCTGCAGCATGCTCATACGATGGGAGAGGGGGCCATAATTTACTCCCCTCCTGAAGTCATCCCTCAAGCCTTTGATCCTCTCACTCCACCTCCAAGACAGTCTGTCAAGatcgatgtgtacagctacggtATTGTCCTCTGTGAGGTGACCGCTAGTCGATTCCCAAGTGCTGAACATTATCGAGACATGATTCTCCAAGTACAGAGGCAGCATCCTGCAGTGTACGAGCTGATACTCCACTGCACTAAGAGAGAGCCCAGCCATCGACCCAGCATGGCACAGGTGATGGTGGAACTGAACAAAATAGCACCCTTTTAA
- the LOC135340744 gene encoding uncharacterized protein LOC135340744 — MLKAVRSILGRPPVEPSPRCGQFSAVDGRHYMWRGYCPGKGSNIIAVYDPSTELWSLLPTTGPLPPGECSGCFVCVGRCLYTFGGRDGSSYFNDMSKLDLDTLQWINVQTSGSQPMKKAYCGLVRVNERTLCCFGGEGIEGTTQPGSTFTKIGRSDGSGQTNEFHFFDTQNGVWSSPELRGERPPLCSSFTFTMVDQHRAVLFGGWQPDRGVVNEVYMFDFRTMEVTKVKPVQGEPWPVGRLAHAACCLNYGQDHPQLLVYGGVDNGYKTPGVMWILDVDTVKWAEVTPPESMTPRYFYSITATSLGPGLTEVLVFGGRRKGGFAIAETTILRFELTGPSASVAGPSAGKWALVDVAHNDTRGSTQRLSEKREYQLRLQLQEKDRELATQARELVTKNRELSEANRRYQDADQAMQLLLQEKDRELAIKDLELATQARDLATKDREMTEANSREADLSARITALERELEGKTKELAAHNTEVWRIPANRVITMRTIGTGGWGEVLEGTVTVAVKRLFAAIVNPRNLERLQREMRLLAEVRHPNLVQFIGAVFDQSPPLIITELLDMNLRQAYEENQLDPGNRLSIFMDIALALNYLHQRYDPIIHRDVSAPNVLLQRMPNHQWKGKVSDLGSANFLQHAHTMGEGAIIYSPPEVIPQAFDPLTPPLRQSVKIDVYSYGIVLCEVTASRFPSAEHYRDMILQVQRQHPAVYELILHCTKREPSHRPSMAQVMVELNKIAPF, encoded by the exons ATGTTGAAAGCTGTTCGCTCCATTCTTGGTCGTCCACCAGTTGAACCATCACCTCGTTGCGGTCAATTCTCTGCAGTTGACGGACGCCATTACATGTGGAGGGGGTATTGTCCAGGAAAGGGGTCtaacatcattgctgtgtatgatccaagcactgagctgtggagcctcttgcccaccactggacctctaCCCCCTGGAGAGTGTAGTGGTTGCTTTGTTTGTGTAGGTCGTTGCCTGTACACCTTTGGTGGTCGTGATGGGTCTTCTTACTTCAATGACATGAGCAAGCTTgatctggacactctccagtggATCAACGTTCAAACCTCTGGTAGTCAGCCTATGAAAAAGGCTTACTGTGGACTTGTCCGTGTGAATGAGAGAACTCTGTGCTGCTTTGGAGGAGAAGGTATTGAGGGCACCACACAACCAGGATCAACATTCACCAAGATTGGACGGTCTGATGGAAGTGGACAGACAAACGAGTTCCATTTCTTTGACACACAAAATG gtgtctggtcgtcccctgagctcagaggagagagacctcCTCTCTGTAGTTCCTTCACCTTCACCATGGTGGACCAGCACAGGGCAGTCCTCTTTGGAGGGTGGCAACCTGACCGTGGTGTGGTCAATGAAGTCTACATGTTTGACTTCAGGACCATG gaggtcactaaggtgaagccagtacagggagagCCATGGCCAGTGGGGAGGTTAGCCcatgctgcctgttgtctcaactatggccaggaccaccctcaactactggtgtacggaggagtggataatggctacaagacACCGGGGGTAATGTGGATACTGGATGTAGACACTGTCAAGTGGGCAGAG gtgacacctcctgagtCAATGACACCACGTTACTTCTactccatcactgccaccagtctGGGACCAGGACTCACTGAGGTCCTTGTGTTTGGAGGCCGTCGGAAGGGGGGATTTGCCATTGCTGAGACCACCATACTGAGATTTG AGTTGACTGGACCCTCAGCGTCTGTTGCTGGACCCTCGGCTGGGAAGTGGGCTCTCGTGGATGTGGCCCACAACGACACTAGAGGCTCCACCCAGCGactgagtgagaagagagagtATCAACTCCGACTACAGTTGCAAGAAAAGGATCGTGAATTGGCTACACAAGCTAGAGAATTAGTCACCAAAAACCGTGAATTGTCTGAGGCCAACCGTCGTTATCAAGATGCAGACCAGGCTATGCAATTACTTTTACAAGAGAAGGATCGTGAATTGGCTATTAAAGACCTTGAATTAGCTACACAAGCTAGAGATTTGGCTACAAAAGATCGTGAAATGACTGAGGCCAACAGTAGAGAAGCTGACCTGTCTGCTCGAATCACAGCTCTAGAGAGGGAGTTAGAAGGCAAGACAAAAGAGTTGgctgcacacaacacagaggtgtgGAGGATTCCGGCCAACAGAGTGATCACGATGAGAACGATTGGCACTGGAGGATGGGGGGAGGtgctggagggaacagtgacGGTGGCCGTCAAGCGACTCTTTGCTGCCATTGTCAACCCACGCAATCTGGAGAGACTCCAGAGAGAAATGAGGCTCTTGGCTGAAGTACGACACCCCAACCTGGTGCAGTTCATTGGGGCAGTGTTTGACcagtcccctcctctcatcatCACCGAGCTTCTGGACATGAATCTCCGACAAGCGTACGAAGAGAATCAACTGGACCCAGGAAACCGCCTCTCGATCTTCATGGACATTGCCCTCGCTCTGAACTACCTGCACCAGCGCTACGATCCCATCATCCAccgtgatgtgagtgctcccaaCGTCCTCCTCCAGCGAATGCCCAACCACCAGTGGAAGGGGAAGGTCTCTGACCTGGGCTCAGCCAACTTCCTGCAGCATGCTCATACAATGGGAGAGGGGGCCATAATCTACTCCCCTCCTGAAGTCATCCCTCAAGCCTTTGATCCTCTCACTCCACCTCTGAGACAGTCTGTCAAGatcgatgtgtacagctacggtATTGTCCTCTGTGAGGTGACCGCTAGTCGATTCCCAAGTGCTGAACATTATCGAGACATGATTCTCCAAGTACAGAGGCAGCATCCTGCAGTGTACGAGCTGATACTCCACTGCACTAAGAGAGAGCCCAGCCATCGACCCAGCATGGCACAGGTGATGGTGGAACTGAACAAAATAGCACCCTTTTAA
- the LOC135341218 gene encoding AN1-type zinc finger protein 1-like — protein CNRLDFLPFVCDLCHQTVCKYHRVPSSHNCEHIDTNIISTLPEKQEFLFHCSLPSCKKRHVTSVLCESCEQSYCIQHRHQEDHSCPALIVAEQHSTRTVRGRPLGQPAKATGTSGVKGGSSSKHTSGKVALMKLKMRAVGLDSIPQVDRVYFEVELPRTSGLPNTSMFVSKEWCVGRTVDYIAQRFKLKNDNHKAHAQKLCLYCEGAVLGMSDKLQDLIHTVITMGTTLTLEYECK, from the exons TGCAACAGATTAG ATTTCCTTCCATTTGTGTGCGACCTCTGTCATCAAACAGTTTG TAAATATCATCgagtcccctcctctcacaactGTGAGCACATCGACACAAATATTATATCCACATTGCCTGAGAAACAAGAG TTTCTCTTCCACTGTTCCCTCCCCTCGTGCAAGAAGCGTCATGTGACTAGTGTGCTgtgtgagtcttgtgagcagTCGTATTGCATCCAGCACAGACACCAGGAGGACCACAGCTGCCCTGCACTGATAGTAGCCGAGCAACACTCTACTAGGACCGTGAGGGGGAGGCCACTGGGACAACCTGCCAAAGCAACTGGAACAA GTGGGGTGAAAGGTGGCAGTTCATCCAAACACACGAGTGGAAAAGTTGCTTTGATGAAGTTAAAAATGAGAGCAGTTGGTCTGGACTCCATACCACAG GTGGACAGAGTGTATTTTGAAGTGGAGCTGCCAAGGACTAGTGGACTCCCTAACACCTCCATGTTTGTCTCCAAG GAGTGGTGTGTTGGACGGACGGTCGATTATATTGCTCAGAGATTCAAACTAAAGAACGACAATCACAAAGCACATGCTCAA AAGCTGTGTCTGTATTGTGAGGGTGCAGTACTGGGCATGTCTGATAAGCTACAGGACCTTATACACACTGTCATCACCATGGGAACTACACTTACACTAGAATATGAATGCAAATGA
- the LOC135340766 gene encoding uncharacterized protein LOC135340766 isoform X2 — MKLSEILQAFHGLEACDRVDLICRMLRHCLAFESRFLGTVLLDASKEHYKSQVNKIEIHANRVSYYKPFQESGLSHQVCLKLCSSLSVVHSDNRPVAEVVFQLLNDKKVLTFFEDCNELKVLKDLRLLYVMAVNHPALSFNQRQLLMYTYLQRMDLLFIEKSKYSFSGSFSGSMEWPSSCTC, encoded by the exons ATGAAGCTATCAGAGATATTGCAAGCATTTCATGGCCTCGAGGCGTGCGATCGTGTGGACCTCATCTGTCGAATGCTACGTCACTGTCTGGCATTTGAATCTCGATTCCTCGGTACCGTATTATTAGACGCCTCTAAAGAGCATTACAAATCGCAAGTGAATAAAATTGAGATACATGCCAACAGAGTGAGCTACTACAAGCCCTTCCAAGAGTCAGGCCTCTCTCACCAAGTATGTCTCAAACTGTGCAGTTCTCTGTCTGTTGTGCATTCGGATAATCGACCTGTGGCTGAGGTCGTATTCCAACTACTCAACGATAAGAAAGTGCTGACGTTTTTTGAGGATTGCAATGAGCTCAAA GTGCTGAAGGATTTGCGACTCCTCTACGTGATGGCTGTGAATCACCCTGCTCTCTCATTCAACCAGCGTCAGCTActcatgtacacatacctgcAACGAATGGACCTGCTCTTTATAGAGAAGTCAAAGTACTCCTTCTCTGGAAGCTTCTCAGGATCTATGGAG tgGCCCAGTTCATGCACGTGCTGA
- the LOC135340766 gene encoding uncharacterized protein LOC135340766 isoform X1: MKLSEILQAFHGLEACDRVDLICRMLRHCLAFESRFLGTVLLDASKEHYKSQVNKIEIHANRVSYYKPFQESGLSHQVCLKLCSSLSVVHSDNRPVAEVVFQLLNDKKVLTFFEDCNELKVLKDLRLLYVMAVNHPALSFNQRQLLMYTYLQRMDLLFIEKSKYSFSGSFSGSMEVMRSPLPKWLEEV, encoded by the exons ATGAAGCTATCAGAGATATTGCAAGCATTTCATGGCCTCGAGGCGTGCGATCGTGTGGACCTCATCTGTCGAATGCTACGTCACTGTCTGGCATTTGAATCTCGATTCCTCGGTACCGTATTATTAGACGCCTCTAAAGAGCATTACAAATCGCAAGTGAATAAAATTGAGATACATGCCAACAGAGTGAGCTACTACAAGCCCTTCCAAGAGTCAGGCCTCTCTCACCAAGTATGTCTCAAACTGTGCAGTTCTCTGTCTGTTGTGCATTCGGATAATCGACCTGTGGCTGAGGTCGTATTCCAACTACTCAACGATAAGAAAGTGCTGACGTTTTTTGAGGATTGCAATGAGCTCAAA GTGCTGAAGGATTTGCGACTCCTCTACGTGATGGCTGTGAATCACCCTGCTCTCTCATTCAACCAGCGTCAGCTActcatgtacacatacctgcAACGAATGGACCTGCTCTTTATAGAGAAGTCAAAGTACTCCTTCTCTGGAAGCTTCTCAGGATCTATGGAG